Part of the Lycium ferocissimum isolate CSIRO_LF1 chromosome 6, AGI_CSIRO_Lferr_CH_V1, whole genome shotgun sequence genome, AACAAGCTGAAATTCTTTTAACATTTCAGCTTATATTATAAAAAAGTGTTCTTCTGTAAACAATTTGCTAATTGCAGTCAATATTAAGAAGCTTTCAACCTTGGACGAGTATGATGCCTGAATATGAAATGATTCATTATGCATCTTATCTCATAGTTCTCCATATGGGAGTGCCTAAAATTGTTTTTGCATGAATTATGCTGTTTTACAGGAGAAGCCAGTCTGGGAGAGGCcttattttattgttttggACATTTTCTACCAATTCCTATGTAATATTGTAATACATAAGTTATTCCTTTAGCTCTCGTACTTATGTTGAATCTGCTGAAGAAAGCattcatataaaaacaagattactGTATATATTATGCAACAAAGCAAGAATAGCATCTAACATTACATTTCTATTAGAAGCTGTAGGTCAATAGTCAAAGTTCTAAACTACAAAATTGACCAAAGTAGAGAAACCTGAATCATTTGAGCTGTAACTTGCAAACACTAGAAGACAAACGAGTCATAGTTAACATTAGTAAAGGGACTTGAAATCATATTAACTGAAGGAAAATCCCGCAAAATATTTATCTGCACTCAGTATTTATATTAAACCAAATAATTTAACCACAAGAGTcacaaataaaaaatgagaTTACATATTACTTAACCATGATTATCGTAATAAAAGCTATTAGCAAGACACATGTCTTGTATTCATTTGTTCGGTGTAAATAGAGGACATCTAAAAAATTTTGAAGAACTAATTAGGATGTCATTATATTCCTTAAGAACAATATAGGTAAATTGTTTTCAATTTATGTAGCTTTCAGTATCTGTAGCTTAGATGGCTCAGATATGCATAATTAAACTATAGTTAATATGCCACCAAAGATGTACCTGAAAAGTAATCTATCCATAGTACCAAATATCATAAACTCTTAAATTATAGCTCATCTATAGTGATATAAATCTGTCCGGGCCATAAATGGGGGCTGCCTCCAACAGCCGGCAATATGACCCACAACCATTTTGCCGGCCCAAAAATTTACATTTCTTTGATCCTTCTAACTACCCTTCAAAACCGAATGAATATTTTTCCTCGCCCCTCCATTATAACTCACCAAACAATATTTCCATCATTGTATCACATCTATTCTCCTTCCATTCTCatattttctcttcttctctctcAAAAACCATGGAAACATCTTCAGTCCACGAGGACGCCAGCTCCTCAGCATCGCCAGCTATCAGCTCGATCACGTTAGAGGTGGGAGAAGTTCGTCTTAGCGTGGACATGGAGGTGGAAACAACCATATACAATGCTCATACTTCAATCTCATCATCTGCGAAACCCCATGCAACGTCTAGTGATCCATGCTGGAAAGCCATGCGTTGTGTACTCCAGACAGAAGTCTCGGGTTTGAGCCTTGAAGACTTTTTCTTCATCCAGAAACTTGGGAGTGGTGACATTGGTTCTGTCTATCTTGTTGAGTTGAAGGGCAATAAAGGGTGTTTGTTTGCAGCTAAAGTGATGGATAAAGAGGAATTGGTTAGTAGGAGCAAAGAAGGTAGAGCCACGACAGAAAGGGAAATATTGGAAATGTTGGATCACCCTTTTTTGCCTACCCTTTATACCACTTTGGACACTGATAAATGGTCTCTTTTGTTGACTGAGTTTTGCCCCGGTGGTGATCTTCATGTTCTCCGGCAACGACTGCCGGAGAAGAGATTTGATGAAGCTGCCGTCCGGTTAGTACCTCCTCTACCATTTACATCTTTTTTGTTTAACCATTCATTATCCGAAACCTAATCATACCGACTAATTCAGATAAGCGCTGTGTAGGACCATTAACAATATGAAAAAACACTCCCTATCAGTAGTTTCTCCATTCCCACGGCGAACCCTAGAACTCTAAttaaagttggagaaaatccaGTTTCATTTCATCTCGACCACTAAAGCTAGGTTATAGCAAGACAACAAATTGTTAGTTAATGCTTATCGTGTAAAAAGAGGGCTCGATCGAGTCATCCGATTAACTGATACACGTCGTGTAGGATCCATTAAGATGGAGAAGCATTCCCTTTCACCATTTCCAAGGTGGAAGCCTAAAAATAATTTGAgctaacccaaaaaaaaaaaaatttagctaCTAAATTTGTTACTATCTATTCTATAAATAGTCCGTAGCTGACAACAACTTTTTATAATCCGCAGCTAATCCGTCATTAAATAGGATTAGCAACTGATTTTCATCGTTTAGTAACAAAAGTTATCTGTTAttaattcctatttttttttactgttagGATTAACGTAGTAGGAATTCCATCCATCCCGGCCACCACACTCATTAATAATTCCTCTACCATTAATCATATGCcaactattttatttataaactaTGTCTTGATGATTGACGTATAGACAATGTGAATGTTTGTCCAGTTTGCCAATGGGCCATTTTGGTAGACTTCTAAGATAATGTGGGGAAATAGATTTCAATATATAACACGCATGATATTTTTGATGTGTCCTACTCTTATGTGCTTACCCTTCTATTTATTAGCTGACTAATTAAATGTAACATGTGAGTTTGTCTATTGATGTAACAGGTTCTACACATCAGAAGTTGTGGTTGCTTTAGAGTACCTACACATGATGGGGATAATTTATCGAGATTTAAAGCCTGAAAATGTGCTAGTAAGATCAGATGGTCATATTATGTTGACTGATTTTGATCTATCACTAAAATGTGATGATTCAACAGTAATGCCTGAACTTGTTCAAGAAAGTAGTCCAAAGCTAGATCATAATTCAAATGATCAATCCTCCAATAATTCACCTCCATATAATTCTTCGTCTTCTTCGTGCATCCTGCCCAATTGTATCGTGCCTCACGTCTCGTGCTGGTACTCCAAGCATAGGCGACGAAGAAGAACAAATAATCAACGACCCCTGAGGTTGGTAGCTGAGCCAATTGAGGCTCGATCGATGTCATTTGTTGGGACCCACGAGTACTTAGCCCCGGAAATCGTGTCGGGGGAAGGCCATGGCAATGCGGTGGATTGGTGGACACTAGGGATTTTCATGTACGAGTTGCTTTATGGTGTGACCCCTTTCAGAGGACTTGACAATGAGTTCACCCTTTCGAACATTGTGGCTCGAGCCTTTGAGTTCCCTAAGGAGCCAATGGTTCCAACCATAGCTAAGGACTTGATCACCCAACTCTTGGTCAAGGACCCCACCAGGAGAATGGGGTCCATGATGGGggccacaacaatcaaacaacatCCTTTCTTTGATGGTGTGAACTGGGCACTCTTGAGATGTACGACCCCACCTCATATTCCCCAAAATTCCAAAAGTACTAGAGACTTTGTCTCatcttatgatgatgatgatgattatgtagattattattaatgttgcttaTAATTTAAGGGCTCGTTTCGTACGagggataaggataaataatcctggaattatatttgagatgagtttaccccatgtttggttgggataaaattgCGGTATAATTAATTCTgggattgtagtgttattttataCCTGTGggaagatggaataactaatttCGGAATGACTAATCCTGagataacttgtttccaaccgAACGACCCCTAAGATTTTAACTTCTGCGCATGGGCTTATAATAAAGTCACTTTACACCGTCCAGTTAAGTTACGTACAATATGTCACTATTTGTAGTAAGTTTGATACGGTAGTCCAGGTGATACCATCTAGGGGAACCGTAGTAACAAAAGTGAGTCGATGCCTGCAATGGTTGTACCTGGTGCAACTGGTGTAGTCCGCAGTTGTTGGAGAGTTGGTTTACAGAAGCACAGAAATATATAGATCGTAGATTATCTGATGTAACATGTTGAAATATACTGACAGTGTAACTTTTCTTACATTGTTTATGTATGTAAGTTaaattcataatttaatatCTTCACTTGATGATATTCGCTAATGAACTGTATATGCCACCATATTTGGCGTAACAGTCATACTAATAATGAATTTGTTATATGAAAATTGTCCTAATGCTGTAGTCGGGAAAGTAGTTTTATGATGCGTCATACTAGAAGAATTGtgtcaaaataaaatattcacacAAGTCAATCATGATTGCAttagaaaaaatgaattatCTACTAAAAATTGAAATGAATAACCAAGGAGAAATAAGTTTTTAATCTACATAGATTATTTTTACATGAACTAACTAACTTGGTTCAAGATGTTCTTTTTCCTATCTCAAATGGGTCAATATCAATTGGTTCCTAAAAAGCAAAGCAATTACATTAATTTTGACTCGTTACTGACTTACTGCTATGCTAGCCTTGTTTAGAAAGCTAGCACAGCTAATGTAAAATAATTTGTTGGTAGATTGTTTTATACAAGGTAAGAAAACTTACAGTCTAGATTACGGAGATTATTAATATTGAAAATATGACTTACGGAGATTATTAATATTGCTTCTACGATTGTCATAACTAcaggaaaaggaaagagaacTGGTGGGGCAGAATGAAAATTCATAAAGTCTGTTTTCCACATTTAAGATTTAACCGTATACCATGTATTTTTATTCGTTAAACCCCAGTTTTAACCCCCACTAAAATATTCATGTTATATGTCCTTTACGttttttaatgtttcttaaaaatatcaTATTACTTAATAGCCTTAGTCATAAGAATATTTATCTAAactattatttatttctttaaatttaaatatcGAACTTAATTAATGCTCTAATTAGAATAACAAAGAAAGCTTTTAAATTCATATTCATTcttttttatgaagaaaaaaaagagagttgaTGTCAAATGATATTGTTATGAAATTTGCATCTGGTATTCAAATTACTAATCACTGAGTTTGAATTTGCGCATAAAGCTCTTTTAATTTTCCATAGCAGTTTTCTTTCATATGAGATACATAATTTTGCATGTACAAAACTCGCTAATTCATTAATATGTACTTGTGAAATAATTTGCTATTGGTGAAAATACTTGCTATCAAGCGTTTCACAATTAACATGATTTATACTTGAGATTTTGATTAACGATGAAAAAATACAATCATCCTGTTGTATTTTCATACTTCATATAAATAGTAGTACTTGTTAATTAagtgaatttttctttttggatctaTCAATTcagtaaaagaaaaagaagaacgaACAATTCTTGTACTTTTTTTAAGTATGTTATCTAAAATGCTGCTAGTTCCTTACTTCTCAAATTGGTCTGTTCTTTGACTCTGGTAACCCAAATAATTATGGAAACAAGGTTGATAGAAATAAAACCAAACAAGGAAAGTAATTATGGGAACAAGTTTGAGAGAATTAAAActaagaaagaggaaaataattATGGGAACAAGTTTgagataaataaaaaaaaaagaaaaaaaaagaaggaaataattacgGGAACAAGTTTGAGAGAAATAAAAccaaaaaagaggaaaataattaTGGGAACAAGTtagagagaaataaaaaaaaaattatgggaaCAAGTTAgagagaaataaaaataataataattatgggAACAAGTTGAGAGAAATAAAaccagaaaaggaaaataaattttaaacaaGCCAAAGAAGAGAGTTCGTTACTCAGTTTCGTATTTTCATATAAGGCAAGCTCTGTTGCAAGAGAGccaaaaatttgaaacaaatgAAACAGAAAATGGAAACGCCAAATTATAGGGTTGGAAATAAGCTCTTTGTCTCCTTTAACAATGTTCAACTTCTTACCATAATACAAAATATTCATGAAATCTGTTTGTCAATATATAATGGTAAAAGAGATAGTAATAATACACAACTCAATTTATATTTCCTCTACAATTTCTGTGTTCTAATTGACGAAAATGGATGAAGAAACCCTCGATCAAAAATTACTTGATTGTATTAAGTCTCTTGAGAAAGAGGTACGTTAATGTCGCTAGGGAAGGAACTATAGTTTTAGCTACGGATTTTACAGAACTCAGTAGTTTTGGCTCAAATTCTatatttatgtttaaaaatgtacTCTTGTTCTTTCAATTTATGCGACACTTTTGGCTTAtagagagtcaatttgactaatatttaaagttaaatcggattcactactaaaaaatacTATTTGCTAACTGAAATTTCCCACTAAAAAAATACTCAGTGGCTATTCCCACAGATATTTTGATTCAATCAATGAGaaaaaatagtagtgttttcatatgaaaaaattagaaagtttcCTAGCATTTCAATAGAAACCTGAATCTCACCATACGTTTTTTCAGTGAGCTGATTCAGTGGGGATGAAGTGGGAAACTCATGTTTTCACCACAAATTTTCCACTGATTTGTAGGTGAGAAAAGCCTATGTTTTCTAGTAGTGATTAGATTGACTcatattttaaagttaaaatttaaatattaaaaaaactatatgaattttttttctcataataaaaaaacacattttaaaatgttgatCAAGATTCAAacagtttgaatctcgaaacTAAAAAAATGTCACGTAGATAGAGAGAGTAGCTAATATGAAGTATAAATACTTTATTAAGATCTAATAGCCGGCCATCTTTTCGAATTCAGAACTCATACCTCAAAATTCTAGCTCGACTTATGATAATGGCACCCAAATTTCTAGAAGTTTCTGCCATGATACACATTCACGTTTTATGTACAGGTAATGGACTACGAGGAAATGGATGATGATAATCAGGAATTAAACCAACAATTATCTGTAATCTGTAAGTCTTTGGAGAACGAGGTACGTTACACTTTATTGAAGCTTTTTAAAGTAATTCTGTATTTCGTAACTGATATTTTATCTCTCTATGCGTTACGTTACGGTGCATTAAACATGTGATCTAAAAAGTAACGTTTCTTGGAAGTATTTATTGATCATTTATGTGCATTAGTAACTTTCTTCGTTGTTCATTTGCTGAATATATCCTCTTCTTAGGTATTCTTTGTTTTGAGTTTCTGTTGATGATCAAAAACACAccttaagtaggcgtttggccatagaaaccaaatattttttttactgtatttggaatttttgaagttggagatgAAGAAAGAGTTGTGTttgtttatagtttttgcaaagaatattttgttgtttgaatgtacagaaagtgaaaaaaaaagaagtgaaaacAGGGTgttaggtgttttccaaatgctgattttcaaataaagtgagaaaaatttccggaaaaatgtgaataattttcatggccaaacgggtcgaACAATCACTTTTTCACGAGTTTCACATTCCATTTTGCTACATGAACTATCACgtaggtgtgttttaatacatagatggtgatagttcaggtagaaaaagGGAACGATGGATAGTTTGCGTGTGAAACTCACGAAAAAGTGATAGTGCATGtatgtttttgaccattatctctttttctttttctacacTCTGTCTCTCTCTTACTCTCACAGTCACTCTCATTTTTTCTCTGTAATTTCTAGGTTTCCAATAGTCAGAAAATGGAGAAAAGTGCACTCATTCAACAACCAAGTGATCGCATTCAGTCCCTCCAGGATGAGGTATACCAATGATGCTGCACTTCCTAGTATCTTAGTCTTATTGACTCTCGATAAGCGAAAAGTTTCATATGGATAGAGGGAGTACTTAATATGGAGTGTAAATAATTTATTAAGATCAATAAGCTATACCATAagttattttgttcattttttgtaCCTGAATTCTCTACGCAGTTTAATTACCTGTTGCATAAAGTGCACCACAAATATTGTGGGTAGCGGGAGAGTGAATGAATAATATCTGCAGCCTTGCCTTGCGTTTATGCCTTAAACTTGTGGACTTACATATCACTAATTGACACATTGAATAACTCAACTTAGAAACCTGCAGTGTATGGTTAAAGAATTTGTGTGTGTCACTAAGTTTTTTGTTTTAGTTAGGGTCCTTTATTTTTTGTCATCCAAAATTTCTTCGATGTTCATCTGCTGAAGATATCCTCTTCTTATatgcttttttgtttttctacacgctgtctctctctctcttactcGCACAGTCAATCTCATTTTTTCTCTGAAATTTCTAGGTTTCCAATAACCACAAAATGGATAAAAGTGCACTCATTCAACAACAACGTGATCGCATTAAGTCCCTTTTGGATGAGGTATACCAATGATGCTGCACTTCCTATTATCTTACCATAagttattttgttcattttttgtaCCTGAATTCTCTACGGGTTTAATTACCTCTTGCATAAAGAGTGCTCCAATTGATTAGTGTGGATAAGGGTAGAGTGGATGAATAACATCTGCAGTATAATCTTGCATTTATGCAAAGCAACTGCTTTCACGCCTCGAACTTGTGAACTTACATGTCACTAAATGAGACATTGAGTAACTCAACTTAGAAACCTGCAGTGTATGGTTACAGAATTTGTGTGTGTCGAGGTGTTTATGATGAGATTTCTTATTATTAAATGATGTAGAAGTGTAAAAGGTATTTCATTCACTGGGGATGCTTTTTGCAGGGTTTGGTTGATTGCTATTTCCGACAAAGCTACTCATTGAAGGAGGACGTGCGTCCTTCTTTCTTCCTGGATCTAGTTCCGAGTTTTTTATGCGATGCTCGCAATGTTATGCGAGAAATGGCTACGGTTCTGTacgtttttgttgttgttatggatcaatttttttgttttgattatggttGTCGACTTATGTTACTTTCTCTCATTTATTTTAGTGAGTCACCAGTTGTGGACTTTGATGTTTTAAATGAGCATTGTATCAAGCTGAAAGGAGGTTCTTCATGGTGAGCTGTTATTTCTTAAAGTAGCCATAAGAGTTCTTCTTCATAAAATTTATGTAGATATTTGATATTCGGTACATAGTCTTACGTATTATATGACAAATGAAAAGTATTATAGCATTGCATCATAAAATGGAATGTGCAGAGAGAATTCATGTATCCAACTGTAACTAGTTTGCCGTTGAGGCATAGTtgattgattttcttttttcagaGAGCAGCAGTTTCGTATGTGGTTTGTCTAAATGTTACTATCTCTTCATATCTTACtgagattttttttcttgagttttttttccaccaaaaatTCTCTGAAAAGTGGATCATCAGGCTTCGGCCTTCTGTTGAATATGCCACAGTTGGAATCTTAGGTTAACCTTTCGTTTTCGTAATCACTTGCCATAGGAAAGATCATAATGATTCTGCTCAACTTCTTTTGCAGCATTGGAGCCTGTAAGGTTGCGAatgtatgttatgattttatcCGGGCAAttgacaagaaatccaaggatGAGTATGATTCTTTCTACATCAGCTAGATTTGTCTACAACTTGTTAAAGGTTTTACTGTTCACTTTCTTGTTAGGTATTCTGTTTGGTTAGGGAAATGTTTAATGCATGTCCTTATTCATCTCAAAGTCTACTTTTCACATTAAAAATCAACTAGTTTTGAAATGATGGGATCTTGTTATATCTCACCAGCATTGATATAATTGTGATGGAGATAGAAAGCTGATGGTTGGGTGAACTTAATTGTACTTGGTTTGTTTAACATTGCTTCCATTTAGCTAGGCACTTTAGAGAGCATTCACTTGTCTTGAACATGCAAATAGTAATACTAACACTTCACTGCAAAGGAAAAATGAGTTTCATCTTGGCTGCATTTTATGAACCATTGAACTTTTTaatcttcttccttctttttcctttcagAAAGAAATAAATCTAGGGGTCAACTTTACAATCAACTTACTCTGTTAACCACTTATCCTGACAAAAGGAGGATATGGTGTATTTCTAATTTTCCATATTTGGGTAAAAATGTCAAAAGTAGTTTTTATTCATGTAAGCGCACTGCATAACTGATATGATGCTTACTAttgcttctttttccttcttattATAAGGTTTGGGGGAGAGGACTCTTAGAAGATGTATGACTTcactttatttaagaaaaagtttttggATATGGTTCAAGTTTATATGTGGGAAAAAGTGTTAAAGAAAAAGTTCGTTCTTATTTATTGAAGAATACTTCATAACTGTGTTTGCTTCAATCAAAACATCTTTTCACCTAATATTTAAGGTTCGATAAGAGTGGAATCTTTTAGGATTGTGATATCATAGGAgggattttatattttatataataaaaagaagaaaaccaaaatTTTGTTCAAGGTATTATGAAAATGTGTGTAGACTCAGCATGGTCCAGGAGAAAATTGGAACTTCTTGCTGGTGAGCGCTTTTTCTTCTTGTTACCTTTCATGACGAAGGTGGATTACTGTTTCTCTCAgcaaggtcattttttttaCAAGGACATAAAATATGTGGGAATGCTTTTCAAAATATCCATTTAAATCCTGGATTCAGATCCCTGCTTGGTGCATGATATATTGGACTCATCTACATATCatttgaaaagagaaaaaggaaacaaagagTGGAGCCGTCCCTTTGGTCTATAATCTGGAGGTAATAATAAACTTATCATGCGATTAAGGAGAGAACTTAATTGTTTACAAGGCACTCAGGAGTAAACCTTAAGGTGGGGCATGGCCTAGTTTTCTTGAGGAACTCAGGTGTGGCATACAGGTCTTCGCTCTGCCTTAAGTGTATGTGTCACAAGCTTTTTCTTTCCCTTAATGTTCAAAATAACAAGATTTTATTATGATAACCAAagtattaaatatttaaatagtaagaacaacaacaacaataataataatagcttaGCTTCGCAAACAGGGATTACATGATCAGATTCACAACACCTGTAACTGTTAGCAATATATGGAATGACATAAAATTTCCATTTAGCGGATTCTTCTTATTTTTAGGTCTATTTTCGTattgtatttttaatttaggCATTTCCAGTGCTCAAGAATTATAAATGATAATATGCCTTAGAGATTCCCTGGCAATCTAAAACACTGGGGCAGTTAGAACTGCGTAATCAAGTTAATTTAACATCTCAAGTACTTGTCCATACTGGTGTCTGTGTTTTTCTTCCTTACTTTGCGTCATGCTGGAATCATTCAATATTGTGTCGAGTAGCATGTCACCTGCAGCTTGTGTTCTGTAGGAAGAGCTAGAAGTCAATGAAGTTTGTCTGTTCTGGTCACTTGAAgtgctttatttattttttgtacatttggTGGTTGTACGAGTGGGTAACTCTCTCGTATATCCTCATGCATACTCGTCTGTGTGGTTTTCCTctgcatgtgtatgtgtgagttGTATAAGAGATGCATTAATCCTTTGGCAATGATCAGAATAGTActaaccttattccttgtttttttttctgacGTAGAATATTTCAgcatttaattttcttattgTGGTTAGAATTTCATGACTCTTGaga contains:
- the LOC132060610 gene encoding histidine-containing phosphotransfer protein 1-like isoform X1; translated protein: MEKSALIQQPSDRIQSLQDEVSNNHKMDKSALIQQQRDRIKSLLDEGLVDCYFRQSYSLKEDVRPSFFLDLVPSFLCDARNVMREMATVLESPVVDFDVLNEHCIKLKGGSSCIGACKVANVCYDFIRAIDKKSKDECLQAFRNFTREYHDLQSKLESIMQLEREILSAESSKSVIGEQ
- the LOC132060610 gene encoding histidine-containing phosphotransfer protein 1-like isoform X2, whose product is MEKSALIQQPSDRIQSLQDEVSNNHKMDKSALIQQQRDRIKSLLDEGLVDCYFRQSYSLKEDVRPSFFLDLVPSFLCDARNVMREMATVLESPVVDFDVLNEHCIKLKGGSSCIGACKVANVCYDFIRAIDKKSKDEYDSFYIS
- the LOC132059184 gene encoding protein kinase G11A-like; translated protein: METSSVHEDASSSASPAISSITLEVGEVRLSVDMEVETTIYNAHTSISSSAKPHATSSDPCWKAMRCVLQTEVSGLSLEDFFFIQKLGSGDIGSVYLVELKGNKGCLFAAKVMDKEELVSRSKEGRATTEREILEMLDHPFLPTLYTTLDTDKWSLLLTEFCPGGDLHVLRQRLPEKRFDEAAVRFYTSEVVVALEYLHMMGIIYRDLKPENVLVRSDGHIMLTDFDLSLKCDDSTVMPELVQESSPKLDHNSNDQSSNNSPPYNSSSSSCILPNCIVPHVSCWYSKHRRRRRTNNQRPLRLVAEPIEARSMSFVGTHEYLAPEIVSGEGHGNAVDWWTLGIFMYELLYGVTPFRGLDNEFTLSNIVARAFEFPKEPMVPTIAKDLITQLLVKDPTRRMGSMMGATTIKQHPFFDGVNWALLRCTTPPHIPQNSKSTRDFVSSYDDDDDYVDYY